Below is a genomic region from Falco naumanni isolate bFalNau1 chromosome 17, bFalNau1.pat, whole genome shotgun sequence.
GTCATTGCAGTCCGGCCCCAGGGACCCCAGACAATTCCATGGCCCTTGGGACGAGAACAGGAGACAGGAACCCTCAAactgtcccccagcacccccttgGGATGACAGAGAAGGCAACCGAGGACCTGAGGGCTGCTTCGGAGAGGTGAGGCAGGTGGTGAGGGGGAGATGGGTCCGATGGTGGCAGCTGGTGGCTGTCCCTCGCATGCCACTATTGTCACTGGTGGTGATTTGCCATTGCAGTTCGGCCCCCAGGACCCCAGACCCTTCCATGGCCCTGCCAATGTTCCTTGGAACAAGGAGGACAGGAGACGGGGACCCCATGACTGTCCCCCGCCACCCCCTTGGGATGACAGAGAAGGCAACCGAGGACCTGAGGGCTGCTTCGGAGAGGTGAGGCAGGCGGTGAGGGGGAGATGGGTCTGGTGGTGGCGGCTGTGGAGCAACCCCTCGCATGCCACCGTCGTCACTGGTGGTGATTTGCCATTGCAGTTCGGCCCCCAGGACCCCAGACCCTTCCATGGCCCTGCCAGTGTTCCTTGGAACAAGGAGAACAAGAGACAGGGACCCCATGactgtcccccagcacccccttgGGATGACAGAGAAGGCAACCGAGGACCTGAGGGCTGCTTCGGAGAGGTGAGGCAGGTGGTGAGGGGGAGATGGGTCCGATGGTGGCAGCTGGTGGCTGTCCCTCGCATGCCACTATTGTCACTGGTGGTGATTTGCCATTGCAGTTTGGCCCCCAGGACCCCAGACCCTTCCATGGCCCTGCCAATGTTCCCTGGGACAAGGAGGACAGGAGACGGGGACCCCATGACTGTCCCCCGCCACCCCCTTGGGATGACAGAGAAGGCAACCGAGGACCTGAGGGCTGCTTCGGAGAGGTGAGGCAGGTGGTGAGGGGGAGATGGGTCCGATGGTGGCAGCTGGTGGCTGTCCCTCGCATGCCACTATTGTCACTGGTGGTGATTTGCCATTGCAGTTCGGCCCCCAGGACCCCAGACCCTTCCATGGCCCTGCCAATGTTCCCTGGGACAAGGAGGACAGGAGACGGGGACCCCATGactgtcccccagcacccccttgGGATGACAGAGAAGGCAACCGAGGACCTGAGGGCTGCTTCGGAGAGGTGAGGCAGGTGGTGAGGGGGAGATGGGTCCGATGGTGGCAGCTGGTGGCTGTCCCTCGCATGCCACTATTGTCACTGGTGGTGATTTGCCATTGCAGTTCGGCCCCCAGGACCCCAGACCCTTCCATGGCCCTGCCAATGTTCCCTGGGACAAGGAGGACAGGAGACGGGGACCCCATGactgtcccccagcacccccttgGGATGACAGAGAAGGCAACCGAGGACCTGAGGGCTGCTTCGGAGAGGTGAGGCAGGCGGTGAGGGGGAGATGAGTCCGATGGTGGCAGCTGGTGGCTGTCCCTCGCATGCCACTATTGTCACTGGTGGTGATTTGCCATTGCAGTTCGGCCCCCGGGACCCCAGACCCTTCCATGGTCCTGCCAGTGTTCCTTGGGACAAGGAGGACAGGAGACGGGGACCCCATGACTGTCCCCCGCCACCCCCTTGGGATGACAGAGAAGGCAACCGAGGACCTGAGGGCTGCTTCGGAGAGGTGAGGCAGGTGGTGAGGGggtggtgggctgcagggggtggTAGCAGTAGTGGGACTGAGGGCAGGGAGTGGGTGAAATGGGGCAGGGGCCATTCACTGCCCTGGTGGCAAGGACAGTGCATGGGGACAGGTTTGCCTGCACagcgctggcagcagcagcagcctggcttctctgctctgcagctgcagcatcccctgtACCGCTTGGTGCCTTCAAACCACCCCCTTCCCCGCAGGAGCCACAGATGCCTGACCCCAACTGCATTGCCTGGCCTGAATTCCCAGACAAGATGCAGCACCCACCCAGGCACCCCGCCAGGCTGCCATGGTGGGTGCCCATGCCAAGggtggggggcgcggggggacTGTGCAGCGGTGGGGTGGCAAGCAGGGGCACTGGGGCCATGCTCTGCAGCGGTGCACAGCCAAGGGGTGATGCAGTGTTGAAGCTGGCTGTGCTCACGGTAGGGGGGCTGCACCAGAGACCCCTTCCAGCCTAAATCCCACACCCTGGGGCTGCCTTTGCTCCTGCAGGAGGCGAGGCGGCTTCAGGGATGGCTGGCTGCTCAGGGGCTCTCGTGGCCGTGCTAAGGCATGCAGCCAACTCCTTCACCTTCAGCACCAAAAGCGCAGCAATTTCCAGCACCTGCAGTGTACCTGGCGCTCCAGAGGTTTGTGCCAACCCTGTACcagctgctcagggctgtgaGGGGCCCCACGCAGCGGCAGCATCTCCACGGTGCTcaccagcatctcctggggCAGAGCAAGGAGGCGCGCCCATTGTGTTTCTTGCTTTGCAGGGAATAAACCATCCCCAAGGTCCTTCTCTGGGATGAGCAATTGGAGGGTCAGTAACCCACAGCACCGTGGTCCTCCTAAGTCATGTGACAGCAGGAAACAGAAGGCTCAAGTTGTAGGTTTTCACAtgctccatcccagcacccagcagtgaCCCAAGTTTGCACGGTCTTGAGCCCTGCACGGTGCCCCCATGCCCCCAACCACGGTGGTCTCCCCCAGGGCCCGCCAGCAGTGAGCAGCAAGGTCCCTGAGCCCCCCACACCGGCCAGCACCCCTCAGAGGAGCCCAGCCGCTGATCCTCAGGCTGCGACGACAGAGGCTGTGGAGccggagcaggcagcaggagcgATGCCGGTAGGACAGCATCCttctgctggggacaggcagggatgctCGTGCCCCTTGGAGGTGCCTGGCTTGGGTGTCTCTTCGGCCAGCGTaacatcttccttctctctcatCCAGCCTCTTCGCTTTTCACCTTGCTGTCTCTTTGCCAGGCACGGAAATTTTCCTGAGTCTTCTCTGGGGCTGCAAAGCCCCATGGTTCCCTTTGGGTTTTAGCACCCCATctgtcccctctcccagctcttCTTCCCAGAACAGACCTGTGTCCCAGTCTCACACCATTGCATCTCCCCAGGTTGAGTCGGAAACCAAGGAGAAACCTGCgggcagccacagccagggcCCCTCTGCTTTGGAAATGGAGCCAGCCCCCCCCGAGGAGAGCTCTGCTGAGACAGAGAAGCACCCGGAGGTACCAGCTAATGCGTCTGCTCTTCCCACCTAAAAGCGGTGCCCAGGGGTGGTGGGAGCTTGCAGTCCCCTTTGCAACCCCTTTCTCCCCTTGGCTGGGTGACGTTGCCAGCCCTCCCCATGGACCCCGCAGTGCATCTGTAATCCTTTGAACAGGTAAAGCCGTGCAGCCAAAGTGTCCCTGAGGCTGGCGCCGGTGGTGGGTCACATCCCTCGGATCCCACAGACCCTCTGGAGCCTGTCCccagggacagcacagcagccagctccGTGGGAGAGGTCGGTGCTGAGCTGCATCCGCGTTCCCAGGGACGGCAgcatctgcagagcagagctggggaaaccGAGGCACACGCTGCTGGCGATGGGGTGGGTCGCCCACCCTGGGTGGGAGCCCaccagggcactgctgcaggcagggggggtgtgggcagcgctgcctgtgtcccccagccccattctCTCCCGCAGCATCTCggaggtgttcagccatccGAAAACTTGCAGGTCCCGACAGGAGCTGCCGCAGAGCCCGatgcacagcccagccaggcttCCTTGGACACCTGCACCACACCAGAGACCTCAACGCCGAGCTTGCACCCTCCTGGGTCCAGTGCGATGGAGCCAGTAAGGGGCTCGGGGTGCCTCTGCTCCCCCGC
It encodes:
- the LOC121098653 gene encoding collagen alpha-1(V) chain-like isoform X7, with product MFSLVGRQTNFSGKSGPRDPRQFHGPWDENRRQEPSNCPPAPPWDDREGNRGPEGCFGEVRQVFGPQDPRPFHGPANVPWNKEDRRRGPHDCPPPPPWDDREGNRGPEGCFGEVRQAFGPQDPRPFHGPASVPWNKENKRQGPHDCPPAPPWDDREGNRGPEGCFGEFGPQDPRPFHGPANVPWDKEDRRRGPHDCPPAPPWDDREGNRGPEGCFGEFGPQDPRPFHGPANVPWDKEDRRRGPHDCPPAPPWDDREGNRGPEGCFGEVRQAFGPRDPRPFHGPASVPWDKEDRRRGPHDCPPPPPWDDREGNRGPEGCFGEEPQMPDPNCIAWPEFPDKMQHPPRHPARLPWRRGGFRDGWLLRGSRGRAKACSQLLHLQHQKRSNFQHLQCTWRSRGNKPSPRSFSGMSNWRVSNPQHRGPPKSCDSRKQKAQVGPPAVSSKVPEPPTPASTPQRSPAADPQAATTEAVEPEQAAGAMPVESETKEKPAGSHSQGPSALEMEPAPPEESSAETEKHPEVKPCSQSVPEAGAGGGSHPSDPTDPLEPVPRDSTAASSVGEVGAELHPRSQGRQHLQSRAGETEAHAAGDGHLGGVQPSENLQVPTGAAAEPDAQPSQASLDTCTTPETSTPSLHPPGSSAMEPDAGGQQKLCSMLPTPSPASMDLRSAAILARKEEIELSYQQFSLTIAVVATMLLHKEPSMEAALGLALRANLRQGRIHHLQELEDFINNYDSSTLSH
- the LOC121098653 gene encoding collagen alpha-1(V) chain-like isoform X1, which encodes MFSLVGRQTNFSGKSGPRDPRQFHGPWDENRRQEPSNCPPAPPWDDREGNRGPEGCFGEVRQVFGPQDPRPFHGPANVPWNKEDRRRGPHDCPPPPPWDDREGNRGPEGCFGEVRQAFGPQDPRPFHGPASVPWNKENKRQGPHDCPPAPPWDDREGNRGPEGCFGEFGPQDPRPFHGPANVPWDKEDRRRGPHDCPPPPPWDDREGNRGPEGCFGEFGPQDPRPFHGPANVPWDKEDRRRGPHDCPPAPPWDDREGNRGPEGCFGEFGPQDPRPFHGPANVPWDKEDRRRGPHDCPPAPPWDDREGNRGPEGCFGEVRQAFGPRDPRPFHGPASVPWDKEDRRRGPHDCPPPPPWDDREGNRGPEGCFGEEPQMPDPNCIAWPEFPDKMQHPPRHPARLPWRRGGFRDGWLLRGSRGRAKACSQLLHLQHQKRSNFQHLQCTWRSRGNKPSPRSFSGMSNWRVSNPQHRGPPKSCDSRKQKAQVGPPAVSSKVPEPPTPASTPQRSPAADPQAATTEAVEPEQAAGAMPVESETKEKPAGSHSQGPSALEMEPAPPEESSAETEKHPEVKPCSQSVPEAGAGGGSHPSDPTDPLEPVPRDSTAASSVGEVGAELHPRSQGRQHLQSRAGETEAHAAGDGHLGGVQPSENLQVPTGAAAEPDAQPSQASLDTCTTPETSTPSLHPPGSSAMEPDAGGQQKLCSMLPTPSPASMDLRSAAILARKEEIELSYQQFSLTIAVVATMLLHKEPSMEAALGLALRANLRQGRIHHLQELEDFINNYDSSTLSH
- the LOC121098653 gene encoding collagen alpha-1(V) chain-like isoform X5, with protein sequence MFSLVGRQTNFSGKSGPRDPRQFHGPWDENRRQEPSNCPPAPPWDDREGNRGPEGCFGEVRQVFGPQDPRPFHGPANVPWNKEDRRRGPHDCPPPPPWDDREGNRGPEGCFGEVRQAFGPQDPRPFHGPASVPWNKENKRQGPHDCPPAPPWDDREGNRGPEGCFGEFGPQDPRPFHGPANVPWDKEDRRRGPHDCPPPPPWDDREGNRGPEGCFGEFGPQDPRPFHGPANVPWDKEDRRRGPHDCPPAPPWDDREGNRGPEGCFGEFGPQDPRPFHGPANVPWDKEDRRRGPHDCPPAPPWDDREGNRGPEGCFGEVRQAFGPRDPRPFHGPASVPWDKEDRRRGPHDCPPPPPWDDREGNRGPEGCFGEEPQMPDPNCIAWPEFPDKMQHPPRHPARLPWRRGGFRDGWLLRGSRGRAKACSQLLHLQHQKRSNFQHLQCTWRSRGNKPSPRSFSGMSNWRVSNPQHRGPPKSCDSRKQKAQVGPPAVSSKVPEPPTPASTPQRSPAADPQAATTEAVEPEQAAGAMPVESETKEKPAGSHSQGPSALEMEPAPPEESSAETEKHPEVKPCSQSVPEAGAGGGSHPSDPTDPLEPVPRDSTAASSVGEHLGGVQPSENLQVPTGAAAEPDAQPSQASLDTCTTPETSTPSLHPPGSSAMEPDAGGQQKLCSMLPTPSPASMDLRSAAILARKEEIELSYQQFSLTIAVVATMLLHKEPSMEAALGLALRANLRQGRIHHLQELEDFINNYDSSTLSH
- the LOC121098653 gene encoding collagen alpha-1(XI) chain-like isoform X4 — encoded protein: MFSLVGRQTNFSGKSGPRDPRQFHGPWDENRRQEPSNCPPAPPWDDREGNRGPEGCFGEVRQVFGPQDPRPFHGPANVPWNKEDRRRGPHDCPPPPPWDDREGNRGPEGCFGEFGPQDPRPFHGPASVPWNKENKRQGPHDCPPAPPWDDREGNRGPEGCFGEFGPQDPRPFHGPANVPWDKEDRRRGPHDCPPPPPWDDREGNRGPEGCFGEFGPQDPRPFHGPANVPWDKEDRRRGPHDCPPAPPWDDREGNRGPEGCFGEFGPQDPRPFHGPANVPWDKEDRRRGPHDCPPAPPWDDREGNRGPEGCFGEVRQAFGPRDPRPFHGPASVPWDKEDRRRGPHDCPPPPPWDDREGNRGPEGCFGEEPQMPDPNCIAWPEFPDKMQHPPRHPARLPWRRGGFRDGWLLRGSRGRAKACSQLLHLQHQKRSNFQHLQCTWRSRGNKPSPRSFSGMSNWRVSNPQHRGPPKSCDSRKQKAQVGPPAVSSKVPEPPTPASTPQRSPAADPQAATTEAVEPEQAAGAMPVESETKEKPAGSHSQGPSALEMEPAPPEESSAETEKHPEVKPCSQSVPEAGAGGGSHPSDPTDPLEPVPRDSTAASSVGEVGAELHPRSQGRQHLQSRAGETEAHAAGDGHLGGVQPSENLQVPTGAAAEPDAQPSQASLDTCTTPETSTPSLHPPGSSAMEPDAGGQQKLCSMLPTPSPASMDLRSAAILARKEEIELSYQQFSLTIAVVATMLLHKEPSMEAALGLALRANLRQGRIHHLQELEDFINNYDSSTLSH
- the LOC121098653 gene encoding collagen alpha-1(V) chain-like isoform X3, whose translation is MFSLVGRQTNFSGKSGPRDPRQFHGPWDENRRQEPSNCPPAPPWDDREGNRGPEGCFGEVRQVFGPQDPRPFHGPANVPWNKEDRRRGPHDCPPPPPWDDREGNRGPEGCFGEVRQAFGPQDPRPFHGPASVPWNKENKRQGPHDCPPAPPWDDREGNRGPEGCFGEFGPQDPRPFHGPANVPWDKEDRRRGPHDCPPPPPWDDREGNRGPEGCFGEFGPQDPRPFHGPANVPWDKEDRRRGPHDCPPAPPWDDREGNRGPEGCFGEFGPQDPRPFHGPANVPWDKEDRRRGPHDCPPAPPWDDREGNRGPEGCFGEFGPRDPRPFHGPASVPWDKEDRRRGPHDCPPPPPWDDREGNRGPEGCFGEEPQMPDPNCIAWPEFPDKMQHPPRHPARLPWRRGGFRDGWLLRGSRGRAKACSQLLHLQHQKRSNFQHLQCTWRSRGNKPSPRSFSGMSNWRVSNPQHRGPPKSCDSRKQKAQVGPPAVSSKVPEPPTPASTPQRSPAADPQAATTEAVEPEQAAGAMPVESETKEKPAGSHSQGPSALEMEPAPPEESSAETEKHPEVKPCSQSVPEAGAGGGSHPSDPTDPLEPVPRDSTAASSVGEVGAELHPRSQGRQHLQSRAGETEAHAAGDGHLGGVQPSENLQVPTGAAAEPDAQPSQASLDTCTTPETSTPSLHPPGSSAMEPDAGGQQKLCSMLPTPSPASMDLRSAAILARKEEIELSYQQFSLTIAVVATMLLHKEPSMEAALGLALRANLRQGRIHHLQELEDFINNYDSSTLSH
- the LOC121098653 gene encoding collagen alpha-1(V) chain-like isoform X2 gives rise to the protein MFSLVGRQTNFSGKSGPRDPRQFHGPWDENRRQEPSNCPPAPPWDDREGNRGPEGCFGEFGPQDPRPFHGPANVPWNKEDRRRGPHDCPPPPPWDDREGNRGPEGCFGEVRQAFGPQDPRPFHGPASVPWNKENKRQGPHDCPPAPPWDDREGNRGPEGCFGEFGPQDPRPFHGPANVPWDKEDRRRGPHDCPPPPPWDDREGNRGPEGCFGEFGPQDPRPFHGPANVPWDKEDRRRGPHDCPPAPPWDDREGNRGPEGCFGEFGPQDPRPFHGPANVPWDKEDRRRGPHDCPPAPPWDDREGNRGPEGCFGEVRQAFGPRDPRPFHGPASVPWDKEDRRRGPHDCPPPPPWDDREGNRGPEGCFGEEPQMPDPNCIAWPEFPDKMQHPPRHPARLPWRRGGFRDGWLLRGSRGRAKACSQLLHLQHQKRSNFQHLQCTWRSRGNKPSPRSFSGMSNWRVSNPQHRGPPKSCDSRKQKAQVGPPAVSSKVPEPPTPASTPQRSPAADPQAATTEAVEPEQAAGAMPVESETKEKPAGSHSQGPSALEMEPAPPEESSAETEKHPEVKPCSQSVPEAGAGGGSHPSDPTDPLEPVPRDSTAASSVGEVGAELHPRSQGRQHLQSRAGETEAHAAGDGHLGGVQPSENLQVPTGAAAEPDAQPSQASLDTCTTPETSTPSLHPPGSSAMEPDAGGQQKLCSMLPTPSPASMDLRSAAILARKEEIELSYQQFSLTIAVVATMLLHKEPSMEAALGLALRANLRQGRIHHLQELEDFINNYDSSTLSH
- the LOC121098653 gene encoding collagen alpha-2(XI) chain-like isoform X6, whose translation is MFSLVGRQTNFSGKFGPQDPRPFHGPANVPWNKEDRRRGPHDCPPPPPWDDREGNRGPEGCFGEVRQAFGPQDPRPFHGPASVPWNKENKRQGPHDCPPAPPWDDREGNRGPEGCFGEFGPQDPRPFHGPANVPWDKEDRRRGPHDCPPPPPWDDREGNRGPEGCFGEFGPQDPRPFHGPANVPWDKEDRRRGPHDCPPAPPWDDREGNRGPEGCFGEFGPQDPRPFHGPANVPWDKEDRRRGPHDCPPAPPWDDREGNRGPEGCFGEVRQAFGPRDPRPFHGPASVPWDKEDRRRGPHDCPPPPPWDDREGNRGPEGCFGEEPQMPDPNCIAWPEFPDKMQHPPRHPARLPWRRGGFRDGWLLRGSRGRAKACSQLLHLQHQKRSNFQHLQCTWRSRGNKPSPRSFSGMSNWRVSNPQHRGPPKSCDSRKQKAQVGPPAVSSKVPEPPTPASTPQRSPAADPQAATTEAVEPEQAAGAMPVESETKEKPAGSHSQGPSALEMEPAPPEESSAETEKHPEVKPCSQSVPEAGAGGGSHPSDPTDPLEPVPRDSTAASSVGEVGAELHPRSQGRQHLQSRAGETEAHAAGDGHLGGVQPSENLQVPTGAAAEPDAQPSQASLDTCTTPETSTPSLHPPGSSAMEPDAGGQQKLCSMLPTPSPASMDLRSAAILARKEEIELSYQQFSLTIAVVATMLLHKEPSMEAALGLALRANLRQGRIHHLQELEDFINNYDSSTLSH